A portion of the Candidatus Obscuribacterales bacterium genome contains these proteins:
- a CDS encoding cation:proton antiporter, whose translation MVTSYFLTSNLERALPESSGEFAGWVSALIILLLVATAVALVTRRLRIPYVVGLVLAGLAITKDALPASIRLDPDVILNLFLPILIFEAAINTDISRLRSTIKPIALLAGPGVVLAAAITAALIQLGLGLPWITACAIGVILTITDTVSVIAAFREVSVPGRLATIVEGESLFNDGMALVLLGIITTIHLQGSFTVGEGLEQLLIAFVGGGVLGWGLGYLCVGIFRQLDDALSHILLTVAVSLGTFQIGQLLGVSSAIAVVVT comes from the coding sequence ATGGTGACAAGCTACTTTCTGACGTCGAACCTAGAGCGCGCATTACCGGAATCGTCGGGAGAGTTTGCCGGCTGGGTCAGTGCGCTGATTATTCTGCTGCTGGTGGCAACGGCGGTGGCCTTAGTCACCCGGCGGCTGCGGATTCCCTATGTGGTGGGCTTGGTCTTGGCCGGATTGGCGATCACCAAAGATGCTTTGCCCGCGTCCATTCGCCTAGATCCAGATGTCATTTTGAACCTCTTTTTGCCGATTCTGATTTTTGAAGCGGCCATCAATACCGACATCAGCCGTCTGCGCAGCACCATCAAACCCATTGCTCTGCTAGCAGGCCCAGGGGTCGTCTTGGCAGCGGCGATTACAGCGGCTTTGATCCAGCTAGGGTTGGGGCTACCCTGGATTACGGCCTGTGCCATCGGCGTCATTTTGACGATTACGGACACCGTCTCGGTGATTGCAGCCTTTCGAGAAGTATCAGTGCCGGGGCGGTTGGCGACGATTGTAGAAGGAGAAAGTCTCTTTAATGACGGCATGGCCCTGGTACTCTTGGGCATCATTACCACCATCCACCTGCAGGGATCGTTTACTGTGGGTGAGGGGCTTGAGCAACTGCTCATTGCCTTTGTCGGTGGTGGAGTGCTGGGCTGGGGACTGGGCTACCTCTGTGTGGGTATTTTCCGTCAATTAGACGATGCGCTCAGCCATATTTTGCTAACGGTGGCGGTGTCGTTAGGCACGTTTCAGATTGGGCAACTGTTGGGGGTATCTAGTGCGATCGCTGTTGTGGTAACGG